Within the Musa acuminata AAA Group cultivar baxijiao chromosome BXJ2-9, Cavendish_Baxijiao_AAA, whole genome shotgun sequence genome, the region ATTGCAGGCTGGCCTAGCTCGTGTCAGTGACTCACCACCGACTATACCAACAACACAACCTACCACTTCCATAGCCCTTAGACATCCAATAACAACatactccaaaagtggtatttttaaACCACGTCAAGCCCTTGACCTATATGCTATAGCAAACTCCTCCTCTGAAGTCaatgaacctaccacaattacttaAAGCTAAAAAATATCCTTAACTCTACTTAAAgcgatgtgtgaagaatatgatgccctcctcCGTAACTCTACATGGACTATATTATCCTTTCATCACTAACAAAACATTATCGGGTGTAAATGAATCTTTTAAATTAAGTGGAACCCAGACTGATCCATTGTTAGATATAAAACACGTCCGGTAGTCAAAGAGTTTCATCAATGACTTagtgttgacttcacagagataTTCAATCATGTTGTTAAACTGATAATAATCTGACTTATTCTGAGTTTGGTCATCTCAAAAGGTTAGCACCTATGATAACTGGATATTAACGATGCCTTTTTATAGGAGACTCTGACCGAAGATGTCTTCGTACAACAACCTCCTAGcttcgttcatcctcaatatctgaggcatgtttgtaaactacaaaaagtaatttatggacttcatcaaaCTCCAAGAGTTTGGTATActaaacttggctcattttttataACAACTGGCTTCACTAACTCTatatctgatacctcgttattcctaTGATAACAAAATAGAGGCTAAATAtatcttctggtatatgtggataatATTATTATCACGGGCAATGATCTTTGGGAGATTCAAGCATTCCTAAAACaattggccgatcgattctctctcaaagatctaggaacattACGCTACTTTCTAGGAGTAGAAGCAATATTTATATCTtctggtctcttcctatcacaaaaaaagtatatgcaggatttattatcaaagataaacatgcaggatgcaaaagaggttacaactcctctctctactagtgaatcactcaaattatgtgatgaaaGTCATACTACAGACTCTACTCAATACCAATaaatacttggctccttacagtacttggctctcactcatccagatatctcatttgcaatcaataaattatcacaattcatacaTCAACTatatactatgcattggtctacagTCAAACGAATTTTGTGTTATCTTAAAGGGATCCTTAATCATGACATCTTTCTCACCAAACATACCCCACTTTATCTTTATGCTTTTATTGATATTGATTGAACAAGGAACTATGATAATCGAATATCCatgtcggggtatattatcttccttagaGTTAAtataatcagttggagttctaagaaataAAAGATAGTTACAAAGTTTACAACTAAAGCTGAATAACATACCATCGTCATTGTTGCTactgaactcaattggatcacgaattaCTCAAGGAACTTAATGTCAACTCTACccttactcctataatatattataatatttttgaagctACATACTTATACATCAATCTAGTGTtttactcacgcatgaaacatattatcaTCGACTTCCATTTCGTGCGAAATCAAATTGTCATATATCAACcatgtgtttctcatgttcatatggCTGATCAACTAGCATATTCACTCAGGAAACTTCTCATCATAAACTGTTTTCATTACATCGCCTAAGATCTGTATTCTTGATGGGAGCTCAATTTTGTAGGGACATGATAgcagataaaaaaaatttctactgtataaagaaatattattaatcaattgagaaaatttttttttctagtatgtataaatagacattaTATTCAATTAATTTAATTACATTTTAtcatcatattttaatttatcaCAGGACTCTCGTTCTCTGAGGTGATGTTCGAACCAAAAGGTGTACAAACATTGAAATAGAAGGGCGGTTGACCGATCACCATTAAACTGTGCCCTTCGTCGACGGGCAACGACCGTGTAACGTGAATGAGTGCAACGTCACATTAGGCGAATGAGTAGAACGTCACATTAGATGCGAAGACAAAAAGAACAGCACGGTGACACCTTAACTACCGATCCGTTGTCGGACTGTTCTACTGCAAGGTTATGGTCTCGGTCGATGGAGAAGAAAAGGATTGAATACGCATCGTTTTGCCATGTCGTCTAAGAGAtcatcttctcctcttccttcttcttaatTCACCGTCACCACGACGAGCATCTTCGTCTTCTGCTTCTTTTTACTTCGATCGACCGTGGAAGGTGACTGCGACCGGAGACGACGAAGATTGAGAGAGAAGTCGAAGCGAGAGATAAGCTATCTAGTCTTTCATTGGCAACGATTGGAAGAATTGACCTGAAGCTTTTAGATTACAGCGATGCCCGATTGTAAACGATGGCGATATAACAGAAGTTAACATCAAACGGCCGTTCAAGAAATATCACAATCATCGATCCCAAGAATAAAATTCTCAAGGTAAAAGCATCTCCATGCTGGCGAAGCTCCATCATGGAGGCGAGGGGATGAGCTGAGATGGTTGGAAGCTTCCATGAGAGGGACCACCAACCACCACGTAGGAGTCAACTAAGTGGTGAAACATCACATTGTTGGTATGGTTGGGAGACTGCATTATGAACGAGGAGGACCACCGAGTGGGGCCTTCTTTGCTCTCACTTGATTTTGGCTCCTGAATTGGTGCAGTGCTCCTCTGGCCCTCGTGATTTCATGATAATGTGGATGCATGTTGCTTATAGCTACACTTCCTTCGGGTTTTATTTTATACGTTGCATCATTGATTGATTGTTGACTAAATGATTGGGATTGTTGACTAAATGATCGGGTTTATTTTGCTCTCACAAGATATTTATGGTGGGCCATTATATAATACAGCATCCGAAGCACGAGGGTCAGATGTCTGCGCATATATATCTCTTTAAATGGAAGCACAACAGCGAACGGGAAGAGCCAAAGAGTAATTCTTGTGGGAGACTTAAACGCCTAATTGTGGATTTGGTGTTATATAATTGAGATCTTATGATGTATTTTACCAATGAAACGATTTAAAATGATGCTGTTGTTTCAACACAAAATTGTAGAATGTTTGACCGTCACCCTTTTGCGCGCAAGTTATGCTGTCGGTTCTTCACATGTCGAGTCGCGGACACTTCATGCCGGCGGAGCTGCAGTGGCCACCCTGCCCGTTGACCGGCGTCACCGTGAGGGGCAGGTTGAAGCCGTCGACGAGGCTGACGTCGTAGAAGTCCAAGGGGGCGAGGGTGAACTCGACCAGGGTGGTGGGGGTCTGGCCGGAGGCGGAGCACTTGAGGACGGAGCCGCAGGTGCCGGTCTGGCACGAGCCGTTCCCGTTCCGGTCGAAGTCGCACCCGGTTCGCCGCCAGATGCGTCCCACCCATCCCACTGGCGCTGTGAACACCACCGACTCCCCGGGCTTCAGTGGGAACCCGCCGCCGTTGAAGCTGTTCTCCAGCGTGATCCCTGGCCATATCGTCGTCTTGCAGTAGTTGATTACGGTGAACACTCTCGCCCCCTCCGCCGCCTCTGCTCCTGTtggtccagtccatatgtgggcttggacaaatttaggccatgagcccaaatcaaagaaatcaagagagaaaaggCAAATGGCAGTGTGTGTGGATACAGTGAACGCATGCGGCGTCcagaagaaagaggagagagaaagattagatttCTGAGTTTTTGCTTGACGATATGTGGTCAAACATTGTTAATTTTGgttcaaattttatgtggagaattcttgtagcaaactctacaatcctaatggtgttgatctgcagtttactctctttaaggtactttcctatgatatctACTATGTGAGacatagaattctcttttgaggagatctatcttacatgatgaagatatgctgtaagatgaagatatgctattcttgaatcaagatctatattcttgatgttattctgatcctctagttattctagagaagacctactataaacctgttatcattattattgatagtggaagtttgagatggactacggtcccgtggtttttttcgcattgggttttccatgttaaaagatttggtttcactgtgtgattgattttttgctctattgtttatgttgtgctggttgatatttgcatttggatatcaagttggtattttgatgagaaacctattttgatacacaaagagggaaagaattattccgctttaacaggtttcttcccaacagctCCTGACAACCAAAAACCCTTAGGTATCTCCAAAGCAAGCCGCCGATCAAAGAACAACCTTGACTTCCCTCACGACCAGGAGATGCATAAAGCAGACTAAGAACATAGGAGGGTCTATTCGAATAAGATCGTCAATAGAATGGGATTAAAGAAATCGATGCATGCCCGATAAGAAGACGATGAGGAGAGCCCTGAAGAGGAGTTTCCCATGGTAATCATCCATTTCTTCCGCTCTTACAATCTACCTCTAtgacgacgatgacgacgacgacaggAGAGGATGCGCCGCATAGGGTGAATAGGGTTAAATATTTTAATGATTTATACTATGGAGAAGAAGGATTGAGAATTGATTTATAGTAGTTATATAGGTAGTTACCATATTCTAGGTAGTTATAGGCATGTTTTAAGAAGTGAACCATGATCTAGAGGTTGTAGAGTAGTTCCTATACCTAACTCAATGAgatagttaccactaggtcccataaataggaccatagttcatgaaacaagataaGGAATAtacacttgggaatatcttgtgAGTGTTCTATGTTTATCCTCTTGTTTAAATACTATATCAATTTTCTTCTTCGAAATTATTCTTTTCAATTATATcatagtattctatttttatcATTTCCTTGCTCCTCTATCCCCAATATTTGTGGTATCAGCAGCTAAGTTTCAATCTGAACCGGACATTATGGTTTTCAATGGCAATTCCATATCTCAACCCCTTATTCTTATCTTCTCGGacaaatgttataaattttgaagtatcaagatgAAAACTCTATTCAACTCTCAAGATCTTTGAGACTTAATAAaaaatggatatgcagatccagatgaaGAAATCAGGTCGAGGGAAAATAGAAAAGACTCCAAAACATTGTTTTTCATTCAACAAGTtgtacatgagacaatcttctcaagaattacaacagcgacaacctcaaagcaagcttggttgatatttCAAAATGAATTTTAATGCTTATTAAGAGTGATTATGGTGAAATTTTAAACCCTTCGTCGTGAGTTCGAAATTTTGTTCATAAAAAGTAATGAATCAGTGCAAGATTTTATTTCTCGAGTGATtgaaattattagtcaaatgaaatcttatgttgaacatcttcctgatcatataattattgtaaaagttttgagaagtttaactttgAAATTTGATCATATTATTACCGTAAttaaggagtcaaaagatttatctatattttcatttaatgaattaatgagttccttgcaagcacatgaagcaaggttgaacaggtcatttgaaaaaagtaaaaaaaaagtatTTCAAGTAAAGGGAGAGTCttatacttcaaaagaagacaaaaaatcaataggacatggcagaggaggatttcatggtagaaaaaatggaagaggaagaggaagaggaagctatgtggtagaaaataaagaaaatagtaagttgtttatgactcattcataagttaatgataactcaaatgatatttgatttttggaTAGTGGATATTTTAATcatatgtcatgcataaaatcaatgtttagatatattgatgaaactcataagtaaagttagacttggagataacaaacaaatccaagtggaagggaaaggaataaTTGAGGTGAAgataaatcaagggaaggtaaaataccttgataattgtTGAGGTGAacaaccttgagccgtggcctcggggccaacgctgctgggttcgggtccgaatgatgggGGATGTCGTTCGGCATCCCTTTGGGTTGCCGAGGCGGTCAGTCGTGCTGATCGGGTCGCATCGGAGCTCGTCGGGCTTCTCAGGGGGGTGGAGGTTCCTCGCTTGAGTGTTCGGGGGAAGGAGCTCCATCTTCGTCCCTACACACAGGTCaggtcgggaggctcgacccaacccctccgacgatcaagttagtggatagtcgtagggggtttctttagctaagttctcctccttctcatTCAGGAcatgagggtatttatagggaagcttattgtttcctgatgtgcccgcttgcaggggacaGGCTCGGGTTCCTGGTAGcatctgacactggtgttggcgtggcgtgaatgatcaagcctgagcaggatgtttaATATGTCTCGGTCGACATTCCGGTCCATTTGACTAGGCGGGGTCAGATCAACCGAGGCGTCATTTAGGACAACTGATGTCAACTTGAGTCTtgacgccattattaccctcatcatattcctccCCGAAGGAAGCTATGCATCGGTTACTGTAAaggggggtccgaggcatggcttcggctTCGAGAAACTTTCCCAGCCGGGCATTTTGCCGGTTCGTTGCCAAGGGTGTGGGAATCGTGGAGTTTAGCAACTAAGAAGGGTTGGATGTGTAGCAGTGACCCCAGGTAGTGTGCGGCCGATTTGTGttgtaaagcgattcacaaaataGAGACGGATGAGCGTCCGGCAACCCCCGGATTTGTGttgtaaagcgattcacaaaataggagaggggctcgtcctccctttagttgagtccgaggagtagtgCAACAGACGGCTTTGGTTGGGCGTAGGCCAGGAAGCTAAGCTCGAAGTCTTTTACGAGCTGATCAAAGGAGGCGATCGTCCCGGTCTTCAGACTGTtgtaccatgtgcgggctggccccctcagggtcgtgggaaacgccctgcacatcaaagcgTCAGAGGTTCCATACAGCGCCATTTGGGCATGAAAAGTGGCGGCGTGGTCCGTTGGATCGGTGGAGCCATCATATGCGTCCaaagaggggagctggaagttcggggggactgtctgatcttgtatctcgggcGCGAgcggagacccttggtgtgcgtcctccccgagctctccctttgacctgcgaacctccttctcCACTTCATCGAGCCACTGACTGACAAAGCGTAGCTGGGCTCGTAGAGAGTCTATTGAATCCGAAGataatgcctcgggttccgggcggtCGCTCGAGTTTTCCATCactcgatccccgagtggggccgatcggacccgaggcgaagtggggaacTTCGGAAGTGGCGTGTGGGCTCAAACGGGCGGCTCCTGTTGCCACAGTGGTTGGATCACAGGCGAGTGCgccggatgagaaacgagcgggataataGTTTGCACCATACCCCTCAGAGCTCGGACATGATGagtgaggtcctgaaaggcctcggatgacacaTGCGACGGGTCGGCTGGGGCTCCTTCGGGCGGTGACcatcccgggtcgttgaataaccGCCAATGGCGCTCTGAGGTCACGGCGGGGTGCTCGGCTCGAGGTTCTTCACGCAGGGGGTGTTCCCCCGGAGCTCCGATTGGGTGTGACCCCTCAGCCGCGAGCTCATCTGAGCCGATCGGACGATCCCTTGACAttcgggcccttcctctagcgccaaaaTATTGAGGTGAACAACCttgagtcgtggcctcggggccgacgcgactgggttcgggtccgaatgatgggGGATCTCGTTCGGCGTCCCTCTGGATTGCCGAGGCGGTCGGTCGTGCTGATCGAGTCGCGTCGGAGCTCGCCGGGCTTCTCCGGGGGGTGGAGGTTCCTCGTCTGGGTGTTCGGGGGAAGGAGCTCCGTCTTCGTccatgcacacaggtcgggtcaggaggctcgacccgacccctccgacgatcaagttagtggatagtcgtggggggtttctttagctaagttctcctccttctcctcgtTCAGGacgtgagggtatttatagggaagcttactgtttcctgatatgCCCACTTGCATGGGGCAGGCTCGGGTTCCTGGTAGCGTTTGACACTGGTGTTAGCGTGGCGTGAACgaccgagcctgagcaggatgtttaatgtgcctcggttgACGTTCCAATCCATTTGACTAAGCGGGGTCAGATCAATCGAGACAtcatctggggcagctgacgtTAACCCGAGTCTTGTcatcattattaccctcatcaataaTGTTTTCATTATTCCTAGTTTAtcgcataacttgttgagtgttggcaattgatagatgatgaatattcagttatatttgatgatggtttatgcattattaaaaataaaaaatctgattttattatggtaaatatttgcatgatgcaaaataagatgtttccacttatgcttcaaatattgaaaagcatGCTCTTGTCACAACATAAAAGAATGAATCTAATTTATGACATTTTAGAATTTGAagttgttaaataaaaaaaaatgattttcagATTGCCCAAAATTAAtatatgtgaaggatgtatttatggcaaacaaagtaaaaaatcatttcctattgaAAAAGTATGGAGAAcatctaattatcttgaattaatttatGATGACTTATGTAAacttatgaatacaaaatcatttggtggaagtcaatattttggtggaagtcaatatcagttgggtatattttctgaaatagaaaactgaaatatttgataattttcaaaAATTCAAGACACTTGTAAAAAGAcaaagtgatatatatatatatatatatatatatatatatatatatatatatatatatatatataaagacacttcggacaaatagaggtgatgaatttttatctaatacatttaattctttttatgatgaAATGGTATTCATAGAGAATTGGCAGCACCATATACACCATAGTAAAATAGGTGAGGTGAACGTAAAAATTGAACTATCattgaaatgacaagaagtttgcttaaaagaAAACACTTTTCAAATCAGTTTTAAGCAGAAGCAACTACAACAACagtttatttattgaatatttcatCAACAAAGGTTGTTATAAAttaaactccttttgaggcttggtatggtgtGAAACCAAGTGTAAGTCATCTAAGAATTTTTAGTTGTATTGTTTATGCTTCAATAAATTCATAAAACCATCACaaacttgatgaaaaatctaaaaaatacatcttaattggttattctttacaatccaaagcatatcgattatataatcatgttagtggcaaagttattattaataaaaatattatatttgatgaaAGGATAAGTTAGAAtttggagaccaataaaggtggaacaTAAATTTagattccagcagaactagaAACTCTAcaaaatcaaatgataaatcctGCTCCAAAaaattcatcgtcaacctcacccagtGCAAATTCTAAtccctcagatgaaacccctttaaaaaaattcaaatcactaatagaaatttatgactcaacattttttagaaagcagttaaaaaagaagaatgacgaaaaacaatgaaggaggaaatcaaatcaattgagaagaataaaacttggaagctaatggatctaccgaaagaaaaaaaaatattagattaaaATGGGTATTCAAAATAAAGTTTAATAcagatggaagtatccaaaagcataaggctTACTTGTGGTGAAAGGATATTCACAACAACAAAGtattaattttgatgatatattttctccggttgctaGATTCGAAACCGTGAGAACTTTCTTAGCTTTAGCTGCTCACTCGAGTTGGCCTGTTTATtaatttgatgtgaaatctgtATTTTTAAATAGAGATTTACACTAAGAGATTTTTGTTACTCAACTTGAAGGTTTTTTTATTAaaaggacatgaagaaaaggTGTGCAAGTTAAGAAaaactctttatgggcttaaacaagctccaagggcatggtacagtaaaattgattattattatcatcaaaatGGATTTCAAAGTAGCAATAATaaacctactctttatctaaagaaggaaaGTGAATATAATATCCTAATGATTTGcttctatgttgatgatattatatatatgggttcatctaactcttttatggcagaatttaaaaaatacatgatgaataaaTTTGAAATATTAGATCTAGGTCTACTGTACTATTTTCTTGTGTTGGAAGTGACGCAAGGATCTAATGGAATTTTTATTTACAAAGAAAGTATGtaatggatctactcaaaaaatctaatatgattaattgtaaagttacagcaacacccatgaatgtaaatgagaaattaaaacttgaagatggtacatgtttgacaaatgcaagatactacagaagtttggttgaaggtttgatttatctaactcatacttgaCCAGATATTATCTTCTCTATTAGTGTTGTATCCAGGTTTATACATAGctcaagcaaacatcatctcggagTTGTTAAAAGAATTCTACGTTATATTACTACAACttggtatttggtattctcataattttaaatataaattatttggtttttgATTGGGCAGaagctttagatgatagaaagagtacttcaaacaatatttttagcctcggatcaGTAGCTATATTTTGGAGTTTAAAAAAATCAAGCAACAACTACGTTATCAATATCGTAAGCATAATATATAGCTGCAACATCAGCAacttgtcaagcaatatggcttaaaatacttcttgaagatcttcataaaaaaaaaaaagaaacaacgaaaatattttgtgacaacaaagccacaattACAATGACaaagaatccaacatttcataGAAGAACAAAGCACATAAAGATACGCTATCATTTTACCCGATATCTTGTGACAAATAgtcataacaatgaagtattgtggaacagaTGAACAAGTTACAGATATTCTCACCAAGTCGCTTTTAgttcaaaagcatatttatttcataTCGTAAATCGACGTATATAACTATGAATGAGAGTATTAAGAATTGATTCAtaatagttatctaggtagttatcatatTCTAAATAGTTATAGATATGTTTTAAGAAATAGTccatgatctaaaaattatatgATAGTTTCTACACCTAACTCTGGTGACATGGTGGAATGAGGTAGTTACCACTATATCctataaatatgatcatatttcatgaaacaagataaagaatatatacttgaaatatctGATAAGCGTTCGATGTTTATCTTTTTGTTTAAGTactatatcaatttttttaattgaaataattatttttaattagtattttatttttattgtttcttCCCCATCCATAAAAAGAGAATGGGGAAGAAGGGATGGGGAAGGGAAGAAGGGATGGGGAAGGAATACTTGAATCCAAGCGTAGAACAGGGCTAAGCCGGATCGAGGCAGGTTCTGCTGGCCCCAGGCTAAGTCGAATGGGGAAGAAGGGATGGGGAAGGAATACTTGTGGATTTTCTTCCTCCATCTCTCTCTGCTTTCTCCTCTGCTACGTTGACTCCTTTCCCACGGATCGAGGCAGGTTCTGCTGGCCCCCGCCGTGCCTGctctcatttgtgttgctttcctGCGCCTTCGGTGGCCATAAAAGGAGCTAAGCCGAGGCGGACACGCATCCATACATCTTTTCCAGAGAAAGGCCCGTCATCGAGTGCCCTCTTTCCACAATATGGGCGTCCATACGTTCTATCTTAATTCAAACTCAAATCCATGATATTTTCTTACCTAAATCTTATAATTAATAGATTTCTCTTACGTAACTCCAAAATCTAATTTAGATTTCTCGTTTCTTGTAATCTAACAGTTGGCCTTTAGcatcgcctcctcttcttcccatcGATGATTGGTGCTGCGAAGAACAGGCAAACGGTAAAGACGACCGGAGTTCGATGCTCGGAACGAACAAAATAGGCGCCCGCAGTGCGGTCCGCCGCTGCACCCATTAGCTCAAAAGCCACAGGCAGTAATAAAGGCCGAGAAGATAAAGCCACGTCGTACGACAacaacccttcttcttcttctttctttggatCCTACATgtgatatatatacatgtatctgTGGAGGATGTGTTGTTCCTCGAGTTCTTAGCGTTGTTATGACTCTTTGGATCAAGCAATGGGTAATCGAGCACGTATTGTTTCATCTACAAGAGGAAAACGCAAGTCGAAGAAAGCCAAATGTAGACATCCCCTGAAGTGTATTTGCATTAATTAGTGTGTAAACAATGGGTCAAGTTGGGGGGATTATTAATATCACTCCCCCCTCACCGTCTACAGGCTGATGGGACTTGCGGTGGTGGCCACTATAGGACTCCTAACTACGTACTTCTCCTTGTCGTCCACCCAAGTCAACGAACCATGACGCACCGCATCCTTCTTCTCCCTCGTGTTCTCCTTCAGCGTCAAGGTGAAGCTCTGCTTCtggtacttctccatgaaggacagcTTTTCTGGCACCACACTGACGGTGAAGCCCTTGATGTCCGCGAGCTTGGCAGTGTAGGTCGCCACCGGATTATCCCCGACATTGGTCACCGTCCTACGGAACTGGAGGACCGAGGGAGCGCTCGCTGATGTCTCGTTTGGGTCGAAGTAGGCGATGAAGGACGGGTAGTTGAGATCCAACGTCGGGTTCGAACAATCTACGGTAGCGGTTCCGGTGATCGTCCTCAGCTGCTTGCTGGTGAAGTTCATGGCGCACAGGAGGTTGACGTAGTCCTCGGTGCCGGCGTCGTAGACGAGGCC harbors:
- the LOC135622115 gene encoding pathogenesis-related thaumatin-like protein 3.5 codes for the protein MPNDIPHHSDPNPAALAPRPRLKVVHLNNYQAHIWTGPTGAEAAEGARVFTVINYCKTTIWPGITLENSFNGGGFPLKPGESVVFTAPVGWVGRIWRRTGCDFDRNGNGSCQTGTCGSVLKCSASGQTPTTLVEFTLAPLDFYDVSLVDGFNLPLTVTPVNGQGGHCSSAGMKCPRLDM